In Pseudomonas sp. MM213, a genomic segment contains:
- a CDS encoding peptidylprolyl isomerase: MKAQARHILVKTSEEAEQLKQRIAKGEAFDVLAKKYSTCPSGKRGGDLGEVRPGQMVGVIDAVIFKKPLRVVHGPIKSKFGYHLVQVFYRD; encoded by the coding sequence ATGAAAGCTCAAGCCCGCCACATTCTGGTGAAAACCTCGGAAGAAGCCGAGCAGCTCAAACAACGCATCGCCAAGGGCGAAGCCTTCGATGTGCTGGCCAAGAAGTATTCCACCTGCCCGTCCGGCAAGCGCGGCGGTGATCTCGGTGAAGTACGGCCTGGGCAGATGGTCGGTGTGATTGATGCGGTGATTTTCAAGAAGCCGTTGCGGGTGGTGCATGGCCCGATCAAGAGCAAGTTTGGCTATCACCTGGTGCAGGTGTTTTATCGGGATTAA
- a CDS encoding amino acid deaminase: protein MSSAQNTAAVEKGFAQTGAHLVRDVSLPALVLHREALEHNIRWMQAFVSNSGAELAPHGKTSMTPALFRRQLDAGAWGITLASATQTRAAYAHGVRRVLMANQLVGTPNMALIADLLADPTFDFHCMVDHPDNVADLGAYFASRGVRLNVMIEYGVVGGRCGCRTEEEVIALAKAINAQPALALTGIEGYEGVIHGDHAVTGIRAFAASLVRLAVQLQDSGAFAIAKPIITASGSAWYDLIAESFEAQNAGGRFLSVLRPGSYVAHDHGIYKEAQCCVLDRRSDLHEGLRPALEVWAHVQSLPEPGFAVIALGKRDVAYDAGLPVPLLRYKAGVVPATGDDVSACKVTAVMDQHAFMTVAPGIELRVGDIISFGTSHPCLTFDKWRTGCLVDEQLNVIETMETCF from the coding sequence ATGTCTTCTGCCCAAAATACTGCTGCCGTGGAAAAGGGCTTTGCCCAGACCGGTGCCCATCTGGTGCGCGACGTCAGCCTGCCGGCGCTGGTGCTGCATCGCGAGGCGCTGGAACACAACATTCGCTGGATGCAGGCGTTCGTCAGCAACAGCGGCGCCGAACTCGCGCCTCACGGCAAAACCAGCATGACCCCGGCCTTGTTTCGCCGCCAACTGGACGCCGGCGCCTGGGGCATCACCCTGGCCAGCGCCACGCAAACCCGCGCGGCGTACGCACATGGTGTGCGTCGGGTGCTGATGGCCAACCAACTGGTGGGGACGCCGAACATGGCGCTGATCGCCGATCTGCTGGCGGACCCGACGTTCGATTTCCATTGCATGGTCGATCACCCGGACAACGTCGCTGACCTCGGTGCGTATTTCGCCTCGCGCGGTGTGCGCCTGAACGTGATGATCGAGTACGGCGTGGTGGGTGGCCGTTGCGGTTGCCGGACCGAGGAGGAAGTGATCGCTTTGGCCAAGGCCATCAATGCACAACCCGCGTTGGCACTGACCGGTATCGAAGGTTATGAAGGCGTGATTCACGGTGATCATGCGGTCACCGGCATTCGTGCATTCGCCGCGTCGCTGGTGCGTCTGGCGGTGCAATTGCAGGACAGCGGCGCGTTCGCCATTGCCAAGCCGATCATCACCGCGTCGGGTTCGGCCTGGTACGACCTGATCGCCGAGTCCTTCGAAGCGCAGAACGCTGGCGGGCGCTTCCTCAGCGTATTGCGTCCTGGCAGCTACGTGGCCCACGACCATGGCATCTATAAAGAAGCGCAATGCTGCGTGCTCGACCGTCGTAGCGATCTGCACGAAGGCCTGCGCCCGGCGCTGGAAGTCTGGGCGCATGTGCAATCGTTGCCGGAACCGGGTTTTGCGGTGATTGCCCTAGGCAAACGCGACGTGGCCTACGACGCCGGGCTGCCGGTGCCGTTGCTGCGTTACAAGGCCGGTGTAGTGCCGGCAACGGGCGACGACGTCAGTGCCTGCAAGGTAACGGCGGTGATGGACCAGCACGCGTTCATGACGGTGGCGCCGGGGATTGAACTGCGGGTGGGCGACATCATTTCGTTCGGCACTTCGCACCCGTGCCTGACGTTCGACAAGTGGCGCACGGGGTGTCTGGTGGATGAGCAGTTGAATGTCATCGAAACCATGGAAACCTGTTTCTAA
- a CDS encoding IclR family transcriptional regulator, producing MTEDTIKRRARGLDRAFDILDFLKEIGQPLRPNEIASGIGSPKSTVYELVASLLERRILEPVGKDGHVYLGRQLYFLGQAHLRHFDLTREADHALQEIVSQTHETAQMCLLNGRKYTVALMKEGERHFRISSDIGENAPIPWTASGRLLLAHLSDQEIIDLIDHDDFILPNGERLPLEQFLGEIRQAGIDGFFSFDSVADTFTHCFAAPVKDPNGVAIATLCIVAPRADAKTHYNDYRRVLIDNANRLARRINE from the coding sequence ATGACCGAAGACACCATCAAGCGCCGGGCTCGCGGTCTGGACCGGGCGTTCGATATCCTCGATTTCCTCAAGGAGATCGGCCAGCCCCTGCGTCCGAATGAAATTGCCAGTGGCATCGGCAGCCCGAAATCCACGGTCTACGAACTGGTGGCGTCCTTGCTCGAACGGCGGATTCTGGAGCCCGTGGGCAAGGACGGTCACGTCTACCTCGGCCGTCAGCTGTACTTCCTCGGGCAGGCGCATTTGCGTCATTTCGACCTGACCCGCGAGGCCGATCACGCCTTGCAGGAGATCGTCAGCCAGACCCATGAAACCGCGCAGATGTGCCTGCTCAACGGGCGCAAATACACGGTGGCATTGATGAAAGAGGGTGAGCGGCATTTCCGCATTTCCTCGGACATCGGCGAAAACGCGCCGATCCCCTGGACCGCGTCCGGGCGCCTGTTGCTGGCGCACCTGAGCGACCAGGAAATCATCGACCTGATCGATCACGACGACTTCATCCTGCCTAACGGTGAACGCCTGCCGCTGGAGCAGTTTCTCGGTGAAATCCGTCAGGCCGGCATCGACGGTTTTTTCTCCTTCGACAGTGTCGCCGACACCTTTACCCATTGCTTCGCCGCCCCGGTCAAAGACCCGAACGGCGTGGCCATTGCGACCCTGTGCATCGTCGCCCCACGGGCCGATGCCAAGACGCATTACAACGACTATCGCCGGGTGTTGATCGACAACGCCAACCGCCTGGCCCGTCGCATTAACGAATAA
- a CDS encoding RidA family protein yields MSITRYGTGSSAAGGTPRPFARAVEADGWLHVSGQVPALDGEIIVGGIVEQTHQTMKNLIAILEEAGYGLEDVVRAGVWLEDPRDFTSFNKVFSEYFKPEHAPARACVQANMMVDCKVEIDCIAYKKKA; encoded by the coding sequence ATGAGCATTACTCGTTACGGCACCGGCAGCAGCGCCGCTGGCGGTACGCCTCGTCCTTTCGCCCGCGCCGTTGAAGCCGACGGCTGGCTGCACGTTTCTGGCCAGGTGCCGGCGTTGGATGGCGAGATCATTGTTGGCGGCATCGTCGAGCAGACTCACCAGACCATGAAGAACCTGATCGCGATTCTCGAAGAGGCCGGTTATGGCCTCGAAGATGTGGTGCGCGCCGGGGTGTGGCTGGAAGATCCGCGGGATTTCACCAGTTTCAACAAGGTCTTCTCCGAGTACTTCAAACCCGAACACGCACCGGCCCGGGCCTGCGTGCAGGCGAACATGATGGTCGATTGCAAGGTCGAGATCGACTGCATCGCGTACAAGAAAAAGGCCTGA
- a CDS encoding amino acid ABC transporter ATP-binding protein, translating into MTQPQVSNVPNEQPLLDIRGLHKKYGQLEVLKGVDLTMQRGNVVTLIGSSGSGKTTLLRCVNMLEEFQGGQIMLDGESIGYDEVNGKRIRHPEKVIARHRAMTGMAFQQFNLFPHLTALQNVTLGLLKVKKLHKDEAVALAEKWLERVGLLERRDHYPGQLSGGQQQRVAIARAIAMNPSLMLFDEVTSALDPELVGEVLSVIKGLAEDGMTMLLVTHEMRFAFEVSDKIVFMNQGRIEEQGPPKELFERPQSPRLAEFLKNTRF; encoded by the coding sequence ATGACTCAACCTCAAGTTTCGAACGTTCCAAATGAGCAGCCCCTGCTGGACATTCGCGGGCTGCACAAAAAATATGGCCAGCTCGAAGTGCTCAAGGGCGTCGACTTGACCATGCAGCGCGGCAACGTGGTCACGCTGATCGGCTCCAGCGGCTCGGGCAAGACCACGCTGCTGCGTTGCGTGAACATGCTCGAAGAATTCCAGGGCGGACAGATCATGCTCGATGGCGAATCCATCGGCTATGACGAGGTCAATGGCAAGCGCATACGCCACCCGGAAAAAGTCATCGCCCGCCATCGCGCGATGACCGGCATGGCGTTCCAGCAGTTCAACCTGTTCCCGCACCTGACCGCATTGCAGAACGTCACCTTGGGTTTGCTCAAGGTCAAAAAGCTGCACAAGGACGAGGCTGTCGCGCTCGCCGAAAAATGGCTCGAGCGGGTCGGTTTGCTGGAGCGCCGCGATCACTATCCGGGGCAATTGTCGGGCGGTCAGCAACAGCGCGTGGCGATTGCCCGGGCGATCGCAATGAACCCGAGCCTGATGCTGTTCGACGAAGTCACCTCGGCCCTCGACCCGGAACTGGTGGGCGAAGTGCTGAGCGTGATCAAGGGCCTGGCCGAGGATGGCATGACCATGCTCTTGGTGACCCACGAAATGCGCTTCGCTTTCGAGGTCTCGGACAAGATCGTTTTCATGAATCAGGGGCGTATCGAAGAGCAGGGGCCTCCCAAGGAGCTGTTCGAACGCCCGCAATCACCGCGTCTGGCTGAGTTCCTCAAAAACACGCGGTTTTAA
- a CDS encoding amino acid ABC transporter permease produces MYESPSWLHELWVAREVLWQGFLTSVQVSALAILLGTMVGIVAGLVLTYGKFWMRAPFRFYVDIIRGTPVFVLVLACFYMAPALGWQISAFQAGALGLTLFCGSHVAEIVRGALQALPSGQMEASKAIGLTFYQALGYVLLPQALRQILPTWVNSSTEIVKASTLLSVIGVAELLLSTQQIIARTFMTLEFYLFAGFLFFVINYAIELLGRHIEKRVALP; encoded by the coding sequence ATGTACGAATCACCCAGTTGGTTGCATGAGTTATGGGTTGCCCGCGAAGTGTTGTGGCAAGGCTTCCTGACCAGTGTGCAGGTCTCGGCGCTGGCGATTTTGCTGGGCACGATGGTCGGCATTGTCGCCGGTCTGGTGCTGACTTACGGCAAGTTCTGGATGCGTGCGCCGTTCCGTTTTTACGTGGACATTATTCGCGGCACACCGGTGTTTGTGTTGGTACTCGCTTGCTTCTACATGGCGCCCGCATTGGGCTGGCAGATCAGTGCATTCCAGGCCGGAGCCTTGGGGTTGACGCTGTTCTGCGGTTCCCACGTCGCCGAGATTGTGCGCGGCGCGCTGCAAGCGTTGCCGAGCGGTCAAATGGAAGCGAGCAAGGCGATTGGGCTGACGTTCTATCAAGCCCTCGGTTACGTGCTGTTGCCGCAGGCGCTACGGCAGATCCTGCCGACCTGGGTCAATTCGTCCACCGAGATCGTCAAGGCTTCGACGCTGCTGTCGGTGATCGGCGTGGCCGAGTTGCTGCTCAGCACCCAGCAGATCATCGCCCGGACCTTCATGACGCTGGAGTTTTACCTGTTCGCCGGATTTCTGTTTTTCGTCATCAACTACGCCATCGAATTACTCGGCCGGCACATTGAAAAGCGGGTGGCCTTGCCATGA
- a CDS encoding amino acid ABC transporter permease, giving the protein MNYQLNFAAVWRDFDTLLAGLGLGLELALVSIAIGCVIGLMMAFALLSKHRALRVMASVYVTVIRNTPILVLILLIYFALPSLGIRLDKIPSFIITLSLYAGAYLTEVFRGGLLSIPKGQREAGLAIGLGEWQVKAYVTVPVMLRNVLPALSNNFISLFKDTSLAAAIAVPELTYYARKINVESYRVIETWLVTTALYVAACYLIAMMLRYLEQRLAIRR; this is encoded by the coding sequence ATGAACTATCAGTTGAATTTTGCCGCCGTGTGGCGCGATTTCGACACCTTGCTGGCGGGGCTCGGCCTGGGCCTGGAGCTGGCGCTGGTGTCGATCGCCATCGGTTGCGTGATCGGCCTGATGATGGCGTTTGCTTTGCTCTCAAAGCACCGCGCATTGCGGGTGATGGCGTCGGTGTATGTGACGGTGATCCGTAATACGCCGATTCTGGTGTTGATTCTGTTGATCTACTTCGCGTTGCCGAGCCTGGGGATTCGTCTGGACAAGATCCCGTCGTTCATCATCACCCTGTCGCTGTATGCCGGGGCGTACCTGACCGAAGTGTTCCGGGGCGGTTTGTTGAGCATTCCCAAGGGCCAGCGCGAAGCCGGGTTGGCCATCGGCTTGGGCGAGTGGCAGGTCAAGGCCTACGTCACTGTGCCGGTGATGTTGCGCAACGTGCTGCCGGCCTTGTCGAACAACTTCATTTCGCTGTTCAAGGACACCTCGCTGGCGGCGGCGATAGCCGTGCCCGAGCTGACCTATTACGCGCGCAAGATCAATGTCGAGAGCTACCGGGTGATTGAAACCTGGCTGGTGACCACAGCGCTCTATGTTGCGGCCTGTTACCTCATTGCCATGATGCTGCGTTACCTCGAGCAGCGTCTGGCGATCCGCCGATAG
- a CDS encoding transporter substrate-binding domain-containing protein: protein MHRRPSLFKACVFLFAASAAAMGVAQATDSKLDSVLARGKLIVGTGSTNAPWHFQGADGKLQGFDIDIARMVAKGLFNDPSKVEFVVQSSDARIPNLLTDKVDMSCQFITVTASRAQQVAFTLPYYREGVGLLLPANSKYKEIEDLKAANDSVTVAVLQNVYAEELVHQALPKAKVDQYDSVDLMYQAVNSGRADAAATDQSSVKYLMVQNPGRYRSPTYAWSPQTYACAVKRGDQDWLNFVNTTLHEAMTGVEFPTYAASFKQWFGVDLPTPAIGFPVEFK from the coding sequence ATGCATCGCCGACCTTCCTTGTTTAAAGCGTGTGTTTTTCTTTTTGCAGCTTCGGCTGCTGCCATGGGCGTTGCCCAGGCGACGGACAGCAAGCTCGATAGCGTGCTGGCCCGTGGGAAACTGATCGTGGGCACGGGCAGTACCAATGCGCCGTGGCATTTCCAGGGCGCGGACGGCAAGTTGCAGGGGTTCGATATCGATATCGCGCGAATGGTCGCCAAAGGGTTGTTCAACGATCCGAGCAAGGTCGAGTTCGTGGTGCAGTCGTCCGATGCGCGGATTCCCAACCTGCTGACCGACAAGGTCGACATGAGTTGCCAGTTCATTACCGTGACCGCCAGCCGTGCGCAGCAAGTGGCGTTCACGCTGCCGTACTACCGCGAAGGTGTCGGCCTGCTGTTGCCGGCCAACAGCAAGTACAAGGAAATCGAAGACCTCAAGGCGGCCAATGACAGCGTGACCGTGGCGGTGCTGCAGAACGTTTACGCCGAAGAACTGGTGCACCAGGCGCTGCCCAAAGCCAAGGTCGATCAGTACGACAGCGTGGATTTGATGTACCAGGCCGTGAACTCCGGCCGTGCCGACGCCGCTGCCACCGACCAGTCTTCGGTCAAGTACCTGATGGTGCAGAACCCCGGTCGCTATCGCAGCCCGACCTACGCCTGGAGCCCGCAAACGTACGCGTGCGCAGTTAAACGCGGCGATCAGGACTGGCTGAACTTCGTCAACACCACGTTGCATGAAGCCATGACCGGCGTTGAATTCCCGACGTATGCGGCGTCCTTCAAACAGTGGTTCGGTGTGGATCTGCCTACCCCGGCCATCGGTTTTCCCGTCGAATTCAAATGA
- the wecB gene encoding non-hydrolyzing UDP-N-acetylglucosamine 2-epimerase translates to MSFNVMMVFGTRPEAIKMAPLARVLRQWPGVKLNICSTGQHREMLKQVLDSFELTVDEDLQVMTQGQTLNGLSQQLLINLDQAYERTKTDIVLVHGDTTTSFIAALAAFNRQLPIGHVEAGLRTGNLRAPWPEEANRRLTGVIADLHFTPTTKGENNLLREGVPKANIEVTGNTVIDALLWMRTHQQEINWHPAADSSLAVLEDHRRMVLITGHRRENFGDGFRNICQALADLAVRYPQVQFVYPVHLNPQVQKAVYGVLSDKPNIYLVPPQDYQHFVWLMGRAHFILTDSGGIQEEAPAIGKPLLVLRDVTERPSVLEGGTVLLVGTDTDRIVKEASRLLDDEAHFERMSRIHSPYGDGHASERIGTRLFEWLSVRSAAVKAR, encoded by the coding sequence ATGTCTTTCAACGTCATGATGGTTTTCGGTACGCGTCCGGAGGCTATCAAGATGGCGCCACTCGCCAGGGTGTTGCGTCAATGGCCCGGGGTCAAACTGAACATCTGCTCCACTGGCCAGCACCGTGAAATGCTCAAGCAAGTACTCGACTCCTTCGAACTGACGGTCGACGAAGACCTGCAAGTCATGACCCAGGGCCAGACCCTCAACGGGTTATCACAACAACTGCTGATCAACCTCGATCAGGCATACGAGCGGACAAAAACCGACATCGTGCTGGTTCACGGTGATACCACCACCAGCTTCATCGCCGCCCTCGCCGCCTTCAATCGCCAACTGCCCATCGGCCATGTCGAAGCCGGCTTACGCACCGGCAATTTGCGTGCGCCGTGGCCGGAAGAAGCCAACCGGCGCTTGACGGGCGTCATCGCCGACCTGCATTTCACACCGACCACCAAGGGCGAAAACAACCTGCTGCGTGAAGGCGTGCCCAAAGCCAACATTGAAGTCACCGGCAATACGGTGATCGATGCACTGCTATGGATGCGCACCCATCAACAGGAAATCAACTGGCACCCTGCCGCCGATTCGTCTCTGGCGGTGCTTGAAGACCATCGACGCATGGTGCTGATCACCGGCCACCGCCGGGAGAATTTTGGCGATGGTTTTCGCAACATCTGCCAGGCGCTCGCCGACCTCGCCGTGCGCTACCCGCAGGTGCAATTCGTCTACCCGGTGCACCTGAATCCGCAGGTGCAAAAAGCGGTGTATGGCGTGCTGTCCGACAAGCCGAACATTTATCTCGTGCCGCCGCAGGACTACCAGCATTTTGTCTGGCTGATGGGCCGTGCGCATTTCATCCTCACCGATTCGGGCGGCATTCAGGAAGAAGCACCTGCTATCGGCAAGCCACTGCTGGTGCTGCGCGATGTCACCGAACGTCCCTCCGTGCTCGAAGGCGGAACCGTTTTGCTGGTGGGCACCGACACCGACCGCATCGTCAAGGAAGCCAGTCGGTTGCTGGATGACGAGGCTCACTTCGAACGCATGAGCCGCATTCACAGCCCCTATGGCGACGGCCACGCCAGCGAACGCATCGGCACTCGATTGTTCGAGTGGCTGAGCGTGCGCTCGGCGGCGGTCAAAGCACGATGA
- the nfrB gene encoding cyclic di-3',5'-guanylate-activated glycosyltransferase NfrB, with product MSFGFVDFFAYVLFGLKYLAITLAFLMFLLGLDDLFIDLVYWGRKLVRRWRIYEKFKRADEERLYAIAEKPLAIMVPAWNEVGVVGEMARLAASTIDYENYQIFVGTYPNDAETQADVDAVCQHYPNVHKVVCARPGPTSKADCLNNIIDAILRFESEAKIQFSGFILHDAEDVISPMELRLFNYLLPAKDLIQIPVYPYAPEWRGFTAGHYVDEFAENHGKDVIVREAMTGQVPSAGVGTCFSRKAISALLEDGDGIAFDVQSLTEDYDIGFRLKQKGMKCIFARYSVTDPKLALEQPWAFGMDRVFSQVICVREHFPRDFQHAIRQKSRWIVGIVFQGTKNLGWSPTGVLNYFLWRDRRGMIAYLLSFLVNLLCIVLLAMWLMTVIAPTAWRYPSILSNSPVLAALLWLNGLMLINRLFQRGWFVTRYYGLVEGLLSAPRMIWSNFINFFANVRALRQVMEMGDSRRVAWDKTTHEFPALTKAQRTPLGHRLVEKGLLTEEQLEAAITNPIRRRLGHELLLREHIDSTQLVETLAEQLDLEWAPLNPFKLDKRLIDAVPRKIASHYGVLPVAEEGNTLVLASEGPVSQVSLGAISRQLKRPVRCRLAPQGRVTLGIRYWYASPRQNKEVHHMLEVLERHQDDEALLERVSHHQVLLGNLLQVRGMVPPSLFNQALIDFDAEHMSLGEHLISRGMITQEVLEQALADQASEQQAAFRIVREVA from the coding sequence ATGAGTTTCGGTTTTGTCGATTTTTTTGCCTACGTTCTGTTCGGTCTCAAATACCTCGCGATCACCCTGGCGTTTTTGATGTTCCTCCTCGGGCTCGATGACCTGTTCATCGACCTCGTGTACTGGGGCCGCAAGCTGGTCCGGCGCTGGCGGATCTACGAAAAATTCAAGCGCGCGGATGAAGAGCGCCTGTACGCCATCGCCGAAAAACCCCTGGCAATCATGGTCCCGGCGTGGAACGAAGTCGGTGTGGTCGGTGAAATGGCGCGCCTGGCGGCGTCGACCATCGATTACGAGAACTATCAGATTTTCGTCGGTACGTACCCCAACGATGCCGAGACGCAGGCGGATGTCGATGCGGTTTGCCAGCACTACCCCAACGTGCACAAAGTGGTCTGCGCCCGCCCCGGCCCCACCAGTAAGGCCGACTGCCTGAACAACATCATCGACGCGATCCTGCGCTTTGAAAGCGAGGCGAAAATCCAGTTTTCCGGGTTCATTCTGCACGATGCCGAAGACGTGATTTCGCCGATGGAATTGCGCCTCTTCAACTACCTGCTGCCAGCCAAGGACCTGATCCAGATTCCGGTCTACCCCTATGCGCCGGAGTGGCGAGGCTTCACCGCCGGGCATTACGTCGACGAGTTCGCCGAGAACCATGGCAAGGATGTAATCGTCCGCGAAGCCATGACCGGCCAGGTGCCCAGCGCCGGGGTCGGCACCTGCTTCAGCCGTAAAGCCATCAGCGCCCTGCTCGAAGACGGTGACGGCATCGCCTTCGACGTGCAGAGCCTGACCGAAGACTACGACATCGGTTTCCGCCTCAAGCAAAAAGGCATGAAGTGCATCTTTGCCCGTTACTCGGTGACCGACCCGAAACTGGCGCTCGAACAGCCTTGGGCGTTCGGCATGGACCGCGTGTTTTCCCAGGTCATCTGCGTTCGCGAGCATTTCCCCCGGGACTTTCAGCATGCCATCCGCCAGAAATCGCGCTGGATTGTCGGCATCGTCTTTCAAGGCACCAAGAACCTCGGCTGGAGCCCCACGGGCGTGCTCAACTATTTCCTCTGGCGCGACCGTCGCGGCATGATCGCTTACCTGCTGAGTTTCCTGGTGAACCTGTTATGCATCGTGCTGCTGGCGATGTGGCTGATGACGGTGATAGCACCGACCGCCTGGCGCTATCCGTCGATCCTGTCCAACAGCCCGGTGCTCGCTGCGCTCTTGTGGCTCAACGGTTTGATGCTGATCAATCGACTGTTCCAGCGTGGCTGGTTCGTCACCCGTTACTACGGGCTCGTCGAAGGCCTGTTGTCGGCACCGCGCATGATATGGAGCAACTTCATCAACTTCTTCGCCAACGTGCGGGCGCTGCGCCAGGTCATGGAAATGGGGGATTCGCGCCGTGTGGCGTGGGACAAGACCACCCACGAATTCCCGGCCCTGACCAAAGCCCAGCGCACGCCGCTGGGTCATCGCCTGGTGGAAAAAGGCCTGCTCACCGAAGAGCAACTGGAAGCGGCGATCACCAACCCGATACGCCGGCGTCTGGGCCACGAACTGCTGCTGCGTGAACACATCGACAGCACACAACTGGTAGAAACCCTCGCCGAGCAGCTGGATCTCGAATGGGCGCCACTGAACCCGTTCAAACTCGACAAGCGCCTGATCGACGCCGTGCCGCGCAAGATCGCCTCCCACTACGGCGTGCTGCCGGTGGCCGAGGAAGGCAACACCCTGGTGCTGGCCTCCGAAGGACCGGTGAGCCAGGTCTCCCTCGGTGCCATCAGCCGTCAATTGAAACGCCCGGTGCGCTGCCGTCTTGCGCCTCAGGGCCGGGTCACGCTGGGTATCCGCTACTGGTACGCCAGCCCTCGCCAGAATAAGGAAGTGCACCACATGCTCGAAGTGCTTGAGCGTCATCAGGACGATGAAGCCTTGCTCGAACGCGTCAGCCATCACCAGGTGCTGCTGGGTAATCTGCTGCAAGTGCGCGGCATGGTCCCGCCGAGCCTGTTCAATCAGGCTTTGATCGACTTCGATGCCGAGCACATGTCCTTGGGTGAACACCTCATCTCGCGCGGCATGATCACGCAGGAAGTGCTCGAACAGGCCCTGGCCGACCAGGCCAGTGAACAGCAAGCGGCCTTCCGCATTGTCCGGGAGGTCGCATGA